The Lolium rigidum isolate FL_2022 chromosome 1, APGP_CSIRO_Lrig_0.1, whole genome shotgun sequence region TCCATTTATGGTTGTTATTTGATGGAGCGCACGGAAAATCAGCAAACATGGCGAAAGGACCCGTCCGAGACCCATGGTTCTCCCTTAGTGGGGAACACATTTCAAACTTATGGCCCATTTTTTGCCTCCCCTCATACACACCGGATCATCCAGGTCCCCCTATGACACTTTTAATTTTCAACTGCTTAAAAATTGTCCATTGGAACTTTTATTTGTTTGTGCCAAAGTGGAATCAAAATGTTAACTATTAGAAAAACTGCAGCTCGAGGGTTCCGCGGCCCCGCGCCGCCAGGCCTTCCCCGCCGCCGTCCCCGACTCCCCCTCTCCCCCGGCCCTCGATGTCGCTCCCCGCGGACGGCAGGAGGGCGCCCAGACCCTAGCCTTCTTTGACCCCCTCCTCCGGCCTCcccatccgccgccgccggcgcaggcCGTCCGGGCAAAGCCCCGTGCAGTGCCGGCGGAGCGGAGCTGCCTCTACCCGAGCGTTTGGAGGTGGGGCACAGGGCCTTCTCCTCCGGCGACGGTGCTCCTCGGCTTGGAAGGTTCCGTGGCGGCGCGGGTCTTCGGGCAGCGCAGCGATGGGCGGCAGACTAGCGATGGCGCGGCTGCTTGGCAGCGGGGCGGCGAGGTGGCGTGCGGCGGGGCTCTCTCGGCCATGAGCAGGGTCCTCCGGGGCCCATCTGGGGCTAGGCGGGCCTGGCTCGAGCGCCGCCGGACTGCTTCTAGCGGGCAGGAGATGTGGCTCGAGCTGGGGTGGGTGAGGTGGAGGCGCGCATCCAGCAACATCCCGACGGGGGCTTCACGAGCATGGACTAGGTGGGTCTGTGCTCGGCCGGGCCAGGAGGGCCTGGTATGCCCCTTGCCGGCATGTCCGGACGGGTACCGCCATTGGCGGTGGAGGCGGTTCCCTCCCGCGTGTCCACTACTTCATTGGTCCTTGGCTTCGAGATCCTCCTTTGGCTCGCTGGCCTCGGTTCGTTGGCCGCGGTAAAGCGGCGATGGTGGTTCTATAGTCGTGGTGGCGCATGTTGGTGGGCGGTGAGTTTGGTGGAGCACATTGGAGCGTCCGGGGCGAGGGTgcgagggtcgggagaaatctcTGTCGGGTTGGCCGACACCGACGCGTTGACGCTCGCGGGTGCCACCTTTTCTTCCTGAAGGGCGTTGGGTGAAGCCCTCCTTCCTTGCCCTTgtgcgtaccgggggaaaccctaggaccagtcCGGGTAGCAGCGTCATCGTCATCGCATGCCTTCTTGAAGGTGCTACTTGGTACGCGGCGTTTCAGAGTGCTAGGATCATGGTGGTAATTCTCCGGTGGGCGCAACGGCTACGGAACACCTTCGTTTTTGTCGATCCGACCTTTTCagctttctttctcttttctttctttcatgTTTTCGATTGTGCTGATGTCCCAGCAGTTGTACCGTgttgttgctatattaatatagcggggcgaaagcctatttcgaggaaaaACTGCAGCTCTATGGGGGCTGACAAATTCACACACCCCTTGGATAAATTATCAAAAGTAATactaaacaaaccaatctcgtctCTATATAATGTTGTCCAAGATATCACTCCTTTTCCTGCCACACTGGTGATCTATCGATCGCATTTCGGAAAATCTGCAGGCGGCGCCGGAAGAGCTGATTCCAATGTCGGCCCATCTTCTATGATGAACACAGCCGCCATTCCAATGGTCACATGAAGCTCGTAGTGGCAGTGCATGTACCATACCCCTGCAAAAATATACGAGAGAAAACCATGTAATTAAGATCCCATGGCAAATAGTACTAATTTCCAACTTCTCACTGGATGAACAATGCAAATTACTCATGCACCTGGATTGTCGGCGACGAACCGGACGGCGGCCCACCCCAGCCTGGGGACAAGCACCGTGTTCTTGAGCGGCGGATCCACCAGGTTGTACCTCGCCACGTCCCTCGCCGCGTCGTAGTTGTCGTGCCCCTGCGCGAGCACGAACATGTCGTGCCCGTGCAGGTGCATCGGATGGTTGTCCGTGTCCATCACCGCCGCGTTCTGGAACACCATGTCCACCACCGCGCCGTGCCGGAaccgccgcgccaccgccgcctTCTCCGTCGGCTCCAGCCACGCCTCGTTGGGTCCCCACGGGATCAGGGCGCGGTCGGTGTAGTTGAACGGCCTCGCCGGCCTGTCCGGGAGCGTGTACAGCTGGTCAAGCCcgctgccgtcgccgccggccgtcCCGTTGTGGCGGTGGTGGTCGTAGTAGAGCTCCTCCAGCAGCGGCGTGGCGGCCGCCGCGGCGGGGAGCTGGAAGGAGACGTTGTTCATCGTCTCCACGATGATTGACTCCTTGCTCCCGCTCCTCTTGCAGGACAGCCGGCCTCGGCGGCAGATGGAGCCCATGCGGAGCACGACGAACAGGCTCTCGTCAGCGGTCGCCGGCACCGGCGGCGAGCTCGGACGGCTCAGGCTGCTCAAGTTGCCGTGGAAGTTGAAGGAGACCATGTAGTCGTGCTGGTCAGGCATCTCCGGatccaccggcggcggcgcctcatcgccGTTGCCGGCGCCGACCGCGTACCGCACCGTCGCTCTCGACCGGGTCTCGGGGATCTGGATGTCGGGCTTGGGCGCCTGGCCACCGACGGCGACCATGTAGTACCTGCCGGGGGTCGCGTTGGCGACCACAAGCGCGTCCAGCGTCTCGCCGGGGCCGATGGTGACGACGTCAGTGGTGAAGGGGCGGACGTAGTTGGCGTCGGCGCCGACCACCGTGAACTCGTGGCCGGCGATCTTGACGTAGTACTCGGAGTAGAGCGCGGCGTTGACGAAGCGGAGTAGGTACGTCCTGCCGGGCTCCACGTCCAGCACGAAGCCGTCTTCCACGACCCCTTCGATCAAGTTGAATTCAAATGAACAAAAATGATAAAGTAATAACCTTTTAGCTAGACATGGACATATATGGTCCAATATTTTTCACTATATATCAGCTGGGAAGTAAAGGGAAATGGAGTAGCATATTTAGACATGGACATGCTCCGATTTTTTTGAAGTAGAATGTGTGTGTGTTTTTCGATAAGGGAACTTTATTAATCTTAGACAATTATATCAAGATGATACAATCAACTAAAATCATTTTCGACCTCTGcacaactaagatgcacacaacctgtaaaagaaaataaaaaaatgacaTGACAACATATGACATGTCGCGGCGAACTACACCACACAGTTTAATCTTCAAAACTGAACACTACCCTAGTATCACTTGGACTACAAAATAGATTCTCAAAAAACAACGCTCCAACAAGGAAACGGCGTGCAAGGGCACCACACACTATTGTTGCCACGGTCCAACTAGTCAAAGTATCCTCCTTCTTCCCAAACAGTCCAACCATAACACCCAATCTTAACCAACTTCAAACGGTCGTAAACTCTCACTATCCCACGATAATCTTATCACGAAATGCATGCTTAAAAAGCATTGCGTGTGTATTATCTAAAACACGTGATTAATTATTACCTGAGCAGTTGTAGAGATCCCCAAGCTTGCCATTGATCGTGGTTGCACTGGAGGAGTCGTCGTAGTAGCCATCCTCCATGTTCTTGGCCAACTGCGCGAGGTTCATGTTCCACCACTCACCTGTGCATGCCATGCATGACCAACATATCATTCACGTACAATTCGAGCTCAGATTCCGATCGATGCAATGCCAAATTGATTTGCAAGCAGGAATTAACCTATGACGATGGGGATCTCCCTGTCGGGCTTGGGGAATGGGTAGGTGGCGTGCCGCGGCCGGATGACGAAGGCGCCGTGCAGGCTCGCCCGGAGGCATGAGACGTGAGCGTGCCACCACAGCGTGCCTTCCTGCCCGGTGACATTGAGACGGTAGGTGAAGTTGTGGCCTGGCCGGATAGGGCACTGCGTCACCATCGGCACACCGTCGGCCCAGCAGTTGAGCCGCTGCTTCAGTCCGTGCCTAAATGCATGCATGAAATCACAAGATTAGCAAGCAAAGCACGTGATAATCAACAAGATCAGCAAAACAAAAACACAAGATTATTTGATGTACCAATGGATTGTTATGTTGTGGGGTGACTCGTTGACGACATGGACGGTGACAGAGTCCCCCTCGGTGACCTCGATCGCAGGGCCAGGGACCTGCCCGTTCACCACGGTGACCAGCGTCTCGTTGCACAGGTGTGTCATCTTCATCTCGCTCACCTATACCATCACCAGGCATATTATTGGAACAAATCAAGCACGAATCGATCGACTGATGATTGATCATCACGCATTTATGCTCGCTCTATAGTCTAAACTTACAATGAAGGTGTGCTCAacggcggcagcctcaccgtcgcTGACAGCAGCCGCCACTGCGGCCAGCACAACAATGGCCATGATGCAGAGGTCGTTGGAGGCCGCCATGGAGAGCTTTGCCATGACAGCCAAGAAGAAACATAGCTGTGTTTCTCTAGCCGCTAAACCACTTTGTATATATATAACACTATATATTCATGTGCATGCATGGTAAGTTGCATGGTAGGGTTGATGCTAGCTGGAGATAGAACACCCAAGCTGAGCGGCCGTCTGCAATGGCTGACCGGAAGAGATCAGATTGTCGGAGAGAGGAAGAATTAAAAATTAACGGGCGGTGGCGGTCGATCAACGCTACGTCGTATAGTATATATATAGTTATTTGCACCACCAACTTAACCCATGCTTTTGGTGTTGATTGTATTGTTAGTTAATCCCAAGAGATTGTTGCCAAAATGCTCTACCGGCACTGACTTTTCTCCTGAACTGAAAGTTGTTGACGACTAGGAGTATATTTTTTAAGATCAAATTCAGAGTTACGTTGTCTATTTGGTATCACGTACAGTTGCGCAACTAATCCCTTTTTATGTCTTGGTACTATGTTACTTATTAGTTCACACATCACCACTGCAAAACTCGTCTTTGTCCCCCTTTGGTCTTTTGGGAGACTATATCTTCTCTCGTACGATCGCACACGTACAGGATTCCAACTGCGTGACATATTTTGCTTGTGAATAACAACGACCATACCATTTGAATTCTCCAATTTTTCCTCTCCTCTGCTAGATGACGTGTTAACTCGTGTTCGCCGTACGCATTTTATAAAATTTACATGCGACACGCATGATGTTTCTCCCATCAACAACCACACTGTTTACACGACATGTTAATTACAAATTTTCTTAGTTTGTGATTAGCGTGGTAATTTGTAGCCTTTGAGATTAACAGTGATATGTTAGAAGACATTTTCGTATTAATGACTAGAAAGGCGCGCAGCCCACGCGATTGTGCGGCTAATACTTTGTCATGTTTTACAATCATAAGTTGAATCAAATTTAAACTACCTATGACATAGCACATATTAAGTGTATTTCAAGAAATTGTCTATTTCAATCCTTTAATTCTCACAAGTAAGTCCAAAGAGATCACATACTGCTGCTTTCCTTTTGTTCATGCCCATGTCAGTATTTTTACGGATTTTTTTGTTATCTCACCATTTGGCATACATATCCATAACAATTTATATTCTTACCGCTGACTTTTTTACATATATTGACTTTTTTTAGCATAGCTAGTCTAGTACGATTTCACCATGGAAAAGGGTGTACAAGTTTATTTCTGACTGGAAGACGGCTGTTGGCATAATCTCTCCGTATCAACATCTATGACTTTGGGCACCAGTAATATATGTTTCCTTTAATCCGAGCTGGTTTCAAGACGTGAGTTTTCTTATCCCTAATGACCACCATGGATTCTGATTCTTCCATCATGGGTGAGCACTAATCCATTTCTGCTCCCCCTCATTTATCCCCTGCTTGAGCGAAATGGAATTTATTAATCCGACAAAAAACATCTGATGGAGCCTTCAAATACAGCTGAAAACAAGTTCCTAATAAACGAGCAAAAGAGCAACAAGGTATCAGCAAAAAGAATAACTCAATAAGTCAAGAATTACATAgccctttttttttttgggacCACTTCCGAAGGTCGAAGAAATACTTGTTGCCAGCTTATTGAGTTCGAAGAAGTTCGAAGAAGGTATCGACCCCAGCCGGCCTTCCACGCCTCCTTCGCCCAGGGGGGCAGCGGCGTCGAGGTCGGGTTCGGTGCAGGGGGCATCTACGCCATCTACCCCTGCATCGACTTCGCCTTCACCAGCTTCGGGGTCGCCGTCTTCACCTGCCACGGCGCTGGGCTCGGTACCTTCTTCACCACGCTCGAGTCCTTCTCCGCCAGCTGCCGCCGTACAGCAGCTTCGTCCCACGAGTCCtccaccggttgctcaaccgacggtgaggaggagtgggaggtatgcTTTGGCGGAGGACGGCGCGGGGGCTACGGATGAAGACGTGATGCAGAGGGCTATGCAGCGCAAGGCGGAGAAGAACCTCGATACGACAGGTACTAAACAATCAGCCAAGTCGTTTACCTCTTTTTCGGATACTcgtatttcttctaatttgaAGTGTAGGTGTCTCGTTGGGTAGTCGGTCTGATGAGATTTTAGcttcggctaatgtgttgagacagacggagcttgaccgtttaacggttgcttCAAATGGATCCACTGAGCCTGCTACTTCCATTGTAGACgatgatgacatcctagatggtcatcttctctcgGATATAATTGGGAGTGTTACAGAAGTCGATTTAGAACATTCAGAGCTTAGTTCGGTTTATGATCTAAATGCTTCTGCACGTGGTTCTAGATCGTCGACTGGAAATAAAtctcgtagatatggcaaaaATACTATATCtaaatagtttctcgatgaatggcatgtttcggaatagcagaggtcttggtgacttgtctaagcattctcacattgccgatggttgtagagattatgatttagattttattgctatatcAGAAGACGGGTAGGTGAAATTTCTCACAGAGTTTCCTCCATttgtcaggcgggattaactttcagtggttttctcgcccgcctcgtggtatgtctgggggcattttacttggcgtccgcatagacactATGAATgttttagctagttctgatggcgagtatcacattaaactcgatattcagaacaaagcagacggtttcatttggagtctggttgttgtgtatggtgctgcccaagacgtctttaaggctgactttttttttgcatgagttggtaaatcttgcaaaagataACCCGTACCCGATTTTGATCGGAGGGGACTTCAATTTCCtgagatttcctcatgagaaaagcaaaggccttttcgatggacattggcctttcttgtttaatgctgtcattgataacttggacttaagagaggtgtttatgtcaggtcgacagtttacttgggtcaacagcttgcctgaacccacatacaAGAAACTAGATCgcttgttgatggataccgaatgggaacatAAATATCCTATGGTGTCCGTCCGTGCACTAGTGtgtattgaaaaactgtctgaccatgctcATATCCTCTtaactactgggaatccccgacctgtttgtaaacggccgttcaaatttgaacttagctGGTTACATCGAGACGGAtttcatgagatggttaagacggtttgggaaAGACCAGTCGGGTGTAGCACTCCaatattgagatggaataataagatgcgggcaatgcgcaaacatctctctggttgagCTGCTCATACAGCTGAtattcttaaaaaagagaaggctcgcttatgaAAAGTGATCGATGAACTAGAGGCCGTAGTGGAAGTGAGACCGTTGTCCACGCAAGAGGTTGATTTTAAGAATCAATCCAATGAGCAGATGGTGAGTCTTctccgcgaagaggaactcaaatggtatcaacgatccaaaGCCTAATTCATTTTGGAAGGTGATTCGAATACGCGATATTTTCATGGCTTGGCCAATGGAAGACattggaaaaaacgtattcactctctaatccaagatgaaggggtgattgaaggccatgagcaactcaaatcatacattactaattattataaagatctGTTTGGTCCCCCGGAGGAAAGCTCCTTTTCTCTTAACCAGGATttaacggatgatataccccaagtttttaTAGAAGAAAATGGCCTACTAACCACACCTTATTCCGAGGatgaggttcagaaggcaattttccaaacggaatgcaacaaagtaccgggtccagatggttttccagcggagttttatcaaactttctgggatactattaaatcggaccttctagatttgttcagtgctctacacacaggacaactagaattatttcgtataaattttggtgaagtaattttgttaccgaaagttaatgaggcagaaaggattcaacaatacagacttatttgcctcttaaacgtcagtttcaagattttcacgaaagtggccaccatagacttaatacggttgcagaTCATGTCGTTCAACCATCacagaccgctttcatgcaaggaaggaacatccttgatggagtagAAGTTTTGCATGACACGGTATATGAGATGcttactaagaaattaaatggggtcattttaaaattagattttgaaaaggcatatgataagatcaagtggtctttcctacaacagaCACTCGGGATGAAAtgtttttctccagagtggcgtgctctaatttatgattttgtgtatggaggtagtgtggcaatttgggttaatgatgacaacggccactatttccaaacacgaaaagggttacgccaaggggatccgttatcaccgatgttgtttaacattgtagcggatatgttggcgatactcatagagcgggccaagtctgatggtcagattgaaggtgtgatcccacatctggttgatgggggtttatatatccttcaatat contains the following coding sequences:
- the LOC124684547 gene encoding laccase-15-like, whose protein sequence is MAKLSMAASNDLCIMAIVVLAAVAAAVSDGEAAAVEHTFIVSEMKMTHLCNETLVTVVNGQVPGPAIEVTEGDSVTVHVVNESPHNITIHWHGLKQRLNCWADGVPMVTQCPIRPGHNFTYRLNVTGQEGTLWWHAHVSCLRASLHGAFVIRPRHATYPFPKPDREIPIVIGEWWNMNLAQLAKNMEDGYYDDSSSATTINGKLGDLYNCSGVVEDGFVLDVEPGRTYLLRFVNAALYSEYYVKIAGHEFTVVGADANYVRPFTTDVVTIGPGETLDALVVANATPGRYYMVAVGGQAPKPDIQIPETRSRATVRYAVGAGNGDEAPPPVDPEMPDQHDYMVSFNFHGNLSSLSRPSSPPVPATADESLFVVLRMGSICRRGRLSCKRSGSKESIIVETMNNVSFQLPAAAAATPLLEELYYDHHRHNGTAGGDGSGLDQLYTLPDRPARPFNYTDRALIPWGPNEAWLEPTEKAAVARRFRHGAVVDMVFQNAAVMDTDNHPMHLHGHDMFVLAQGHDNYDAARDVARYNLVDPPLKNTVLVPRLGWAAVRFVADNPGVWYMHCHYELHVTIGMAAVFIIEDGPTLESALPAPPADFPKCDR